A stretch of Lutra lutra chromosome 9, mLutLut1.2, whole genome shotgun sequence DNA encodes these proteins:
- the FNDC11 gene encoding fibronectin type III domain-containing protein 11 yields the protein MSFRVPGPGLDKMKPDSAQSSLDQEEAEEAEDRQLLEPEAWRAYMERRTALREFLTADLSPHLLRRHHGRMELLQKCSFHIEILPKHLALGDQNPLVLPSTMLQLIDPWKFQRMKKVGTAQTKIQLLLLGDLLEQLDRGRAELGALLESPDPRPFLAGWGLVAQRLAELSAVMDSFLAMMVPGRLHMKHRLVSDIGATKIPHIRLMLSTKMPVMFDRKGSVAHRDWASLRWFVTIQPAAPEQFELRFKLLDPRTQQESTQCGTIPVAACAFDIHNLLPNRSYRFTVKRAESYTLVYEPWRDSLTLQTRPGPPEGPSPSRLGKPGLPLTALSER from the coding sequence ATGAGCTTCCGGGTGCCGGGCCCGGGCCTGGACAAGATGAAGCCAGACAGTGCACAGTCCTCCCTGGACCAGGAGGAGGCCGAGGAGGCGGAGGACCGGCAGCTGCTGGAGCCGGAGGCGTGGCGGGCCTACATGGAGCGCCGCACTGCGCTGCGCGAGTTCCTGACCGCGGACCTGAGCCCGCACCTGCTCAGGCGCCACCACGGGCGCATGGAGCTGCTCCAGAAGTGCTCCTTCCACATCGAGATCCTCCCCAAGCACCTGGCCCTGGGTGACCAGAACCCCCTGGTGCTGCCCAGCACCATGCTCCAGCTCATTGACCCCTGGAAGTTCCAGCGCATGAAGAAGGTGGGCACCGCCCAGACCAAGATCCAGCTCCTGCTGCTTGGGGACCTGCTGGAGCAGCTGGACCGGGGCCGCGCCGAGCTGGGCGCCCTTCTGGAGTCGCCCGACCCGCGACCCTTCCTGGCGGGCTGGGGGCTGGTGGCGCAGAGGCTGGCAGAGCTGTCGGCCGTCATGGACAGCTTCCTGGCCATGATGGTGCCTGGGCGCCTGCACATGAAGCACCGCCTGGTGTCCGACATCGGCGCCACCAAGATCCCGCACATCCGGCTGATGCTGAGCACCAAGATGCCCGTCATGTTCGACCGCAAGGGGTCGGTGGCCCACCGGGACTGGGCCAGCCTGCGCTGGTTTGTCACCATCCAGCCGGCGGCCCCCGAGCAGTTCGAGTTGCGCTTCAAGCTGCTGGACCCGCGGACGCAGCAGGAATCCACGCAGTGCGGCACCATCCCCGTGGCAGCCTGTGCCTTCGACATCCACAACCTGCTGCCCAACCGCTCCTACAGGTTCACGgtcaagagagcagagagctacACGCTGGTGTACGAGCCGTGGAGGGACAGCCTCACCCTGCAGACCAGGCCGGGGCCCCCAGAAGGGCCCAGCCCTAGTCGGCTAGGCAAGCCAGGCTTGCCCCTGACCGCACTTTCTGAGAgatga